One Solanum lycopersicum chromosome 4, SLM_r2.1 DNA window includes the following coding sequences:
- the NRC4C gene encoding putative late blight resistance protein homolog R1A-3 produces the protein MADAAVNFLLENLLQLLSDHINLIHGLDDEFNSLLEEVQRLKVLVDDACKFQNDNDTSMVKEVQIIIHRVEDLTDKFLVQAKLHQQGSIAKRFHSTIISDFAIQIRKINDDLKIFHQNNKQAFTTNITVHIPKITQRITQGEDDEVVGFDEEAQQVMKRLVEGPNCLDIIPVVGMPGLGKSTLARKIYNEFEFSYEFFSIVWVYVGREYKIKDTCVRILKCFEKSIEEDVMNGDVDALGKAIRDAIRDRGGRCLIVLDDVWEAEVVDVVKRVLPGNNKGHRIMMTTRHANLASYANPGPYYMKPLHAEQSFELLVNRAFGNGNSCPVEFVELGQSIAHKCNGIPLQIVLIAGILRGLTDRRYWERVDKNLSQLYHLYDEEDKYRGVFVEMSYNHLPQDVQTCFLYCGVFPQGFDIPAWKLIRLWIAEGLIKPQQSPYTLEEIAEFYLNHLVQRNLVILSQKRSDGQIKTCRLHDLLHEFCRDEASKKWLFQHVRPTPDHHNYLRSIQDLDACRRLSIQPSDISEFLSTKPFAEHVRSFYCFSSKQKPINLSTMETKFIHNAFPLIRVVDVESINFKFSPYFNQLFHLRYIAISGDIKALPPPFGNFWNLQTLIINTSTSEPTLDVKADLWNLLQLRHLHTNIPAKLPSPTTTTGKPSCLQTLSMVAPESCEEQVLAKACNVKKLSIRGQMEAFLGAYKGGINNLEELKRLEHLKLLNDVPHYMNKTVQLPATFFRLVRTVKKLTLRNTRFSWSEAEKLGQLESLEVLKLKENAFVGDTWKPELGGFCKLRVLWIERAELETWEASNLNYPILRNLVLVSCDKLNAVPVELADIPNLREMKLENTIKAVKSAKDILERKKSKDEKFKCSIFPRDADHSEVERGEL, from the exons ATGGCAGATGCAGCGGTGAACTTTCTGTTGGAGAACTTGTTGCAGCTGTTAAGTGATCATATAAATCTGATTCATGGATTAGACGATGAATTCAACAGTCTGTTAGAAGAAGTTCAACGCCTCAAAGTGTTGGTTGACGATGCTTGTAAATTCCAAAACGATAACGATACTTCAATGGTGAAGGAGGTTCAAATAATTATACACAGAGTTGAGGATTTAACTGATAAATTTTTGGTTCAAGCAAAGCTACACCAACAAGGGAGTATAGCCAAAAGATTTCATAGCACAATAATTAGCGATTTTGCAATTCAAATCAGAAAAATCAATGACGATCTCAAGATAttccatcaaaataataaacaagCTTTTACCACTAACATAACTGTTCACATTCCTAAAATAACCCAACGAATAACCCAG GGTGAGGATGATGAAGTGGTGGGTTTTGATGAGGAAGCTCAGCAAGTGATGAAACGACTTGTTGAAGGACCGAACTGTCTGGATATTATCCCAGTGGTGGGTATGCCCGGACTTGGAAAAAGCACACTAGCAAGAAAAATCTACAATGAATTTGAGTTTTCATATGAATTTTTCAGCATTGTTTGGGTTTATGTTGGTCGCGAATACAAAATAAAGGATACTTGTGTTCGGATTCTGAAATGCTTCGAAAAAAGCATAGAAGAAGATGTCATGAATGGGGATGTGGATGCATTAGGTAAGGCAATAAGAGATGCGATACGAGACAGAGGAGGGAGATGTCTTATTGTTTTAGATGATGTGTGGGAAGCAGAAGTTGTTGATGTTGTAAAGAGAGTTTTGCCGGGAAACAATAAGGGGCATCGGATCATGATGACAACGCGTCACGCGAATCTGGCTTCCTATGCTAATCCAGGTCCTTATTATATGAAACCATTGCATGCAGAACAAAGTTTTGAATTGCTGGTAAATAGAGCTTTTGGCAATGGAAACTCATGTCCTGTTGAGTTTGTTGAACTTGGACAAAGCATTGCACATAAATGCAACGGAATACCACTTCAAATAGTGCTGATTGCAGGAATATTAAGAGGTCTTACAGACAGAAGATACTGGGAAAGGGTTGACAAGAATTtgtcacaattatatcatcttTATGATGAAGAGGATAAATATCGTGGTGTATTTGTAGAGATGAGTTACAATCATCTGCCTCAAGACGTGCAGACGTGCTTTTTATACTGTGGTGTCTTTCCTCAGGGATTTGATATCCCTGCCTGGAAATTGATTCGTTTGTGGATAGCGGAAGGGTTGATAAAGCCCCAACAGTCGCCATACACTCTTGAGGAGATAGCAGAGTTTTATCTGAACCATCTCGTTCAAAGGAATTTAGTGATATTGTCCCAAAAGAGGTCTGATGGTCAAATAAAAACATGTCGTCTTCACGACCTATTGCATGAGTTTTGCAGAGACGAAGCTAGTAAGAAATGGCTTTTTCAACATGTACGTCCAACACCTGATCATCATAACTATCTTCGTTCTATACAGGACTTAGATGCTTGCCGTAGATTGTCTATTCAACCATCTGATATCTCTGAATTTCTCTCCACAAAACCTTTTGCAGAACATGTAAGATCTTTCTATTGTTTTTCCTCAAAACAAAAGCCAATCAACTTGTCTACTATGGAAACCAAATTCATTCACAATGCATTTCCACTTATTAGAGTCGTGGATGTTGAATCCATCAATTTTAAATTCTCCCCATACTTCAACCAATTATTTCATTTGAGGTATATTGCTATCTCGGGTGACATTAAGGCCCTTCCTCCGCCCTTTGGTAATTTCTGGAATTTACAAACTCTTATAATCAATACAAGTACCTCAGAGCCCACTCTTGACGTAAAAGCAGACCTATGGAACTTGTTACAGTTGAGGCATCTCCACACCAACATACCTGCAAAATTGCCATCCCCGACTACCACGACAGGTAAACCTTCTTGTCTACAAACTCTTTCCATGGTTGCACCAGAAAGTTGCGAGGAACAAGTGCTAGCAAAGGCGTGTAATGTGAAAAAATTGAGCATTCGAGGGCAAATGGAGGCTTTTCTTGGTGCTTACAAGGGTGGTATCAACAATCTTGAAGAGCTTAAGCGCCTGGAACATTTAAAACTGTTGAATGATGTTCCTCATTACATGAATAAAACAGTTCAACTTCCTGCAACATTCTTCAGACTTGTACGTACTGTGAAGAAGTTAACTTTGAGAAACACAAGGTTTTCATGGAGTGAGGCAGAAAAATTAGGGCAATTGGAATCCCTTGAGGTTctaaagttgaaagaaaatgcATTCGTGGGTGATACTTGGAAGCCGGAGTTGGGAGGTTTTTGCAAACTCCGGGTATTGTGGATCGAGAGGGCAGAATTAGAAACTTGGGAGGCGTCTAATCTTAAC